Proteins encoded within one genomic window of Lampris incognitus isolate fLamInc1 chromosome 1, fLamInc1.hap2, whole genome shotgun sequence:
- the orai1a gene encoding calcium release-activated calcium channel protein 1 isoform X1, whose translation MSLNEHSLQALSWRKLYLSRAKLKATSRTSALLSGFAMVAMVEAQLEPDHAYPPGLLIAFSACTTVLVAVHLFALMISTCILPNLEAVSNVHNLNSVNESPHERMHRHIELAWAFSTVIGTLLFLTEVVLLCWVKFLPLKRPNAKENDTISSGEAAAIASTAIMVPFGLVFIIFAVHFYRTLVSHKTDRQIRELEQVIRLQNQLDHRAENDDLQASVLIP comes from the exons ATGAGTTTGAACGAACACTCCCTACAGGCTCTGTCATGGAGAAAACTTTATTTGAGCCGGGCAAAATTAAAAGCAACAAGTCGCACCTCGGCTCTTTTATCGGGCTTCGCAATG GTTGCCATGGTGGAAGCACAACTGGAGCCAGATCATGCTTATCCCCCAGGGTTGCTCATAGCATTTAGTGCCTGTACCACAGTTTTGGTTGCAGTACATCTTTTTGCCCTCATGATCAGTACTTGTATCCTTCCTAACCTTGAGGCCGTCAGCAACGTCCACAACCTGAATTCTGTGAATGAATCTCCGCATGAACGCATGCATCGCCACATAGAGTTGGCATGGGCATTTTCCACAGTCATTGGCACCCTTCTGTTTCTGACTGAGGTAGTGCTCTTGTGCTGGGTCAAATTCTTACCTCTCAAACGCCCCAATGCCAAGGAAAATGACACCATCAGTTCTGGCGAGGCGGCAGCCATTGCATCCACAGCCATTATGGTGCCATTCGGACTTGTGTTCATTATATTTGCTGTCCACTTCTATCGCACGCTTGTCAGTCACAAAACTGACCGACAGATCCGGGAACTGGAGCAAGTTATTCGTCTCCAGAACCAGCTGGACCACCGGGCTGAGAATGATGACCTGCAGGCCTCGGTCCTTATCCCCTGA
- the orai1a gene encoding calcium release-activated calcium channel protein 1 isoform X2, with amino-acid sequence MSVWVSSGGSSVLPPSKDVAMVEAQLEPDHAYPPGLLIAFSACTTVLVAVHLFALMISTCILPNLEAVSNVHNLNSVNESPHERMHRHIELAWAFSTVIGTLLFLTEVVLLCWVKFLPLKRPNAKENDTISSGEAAAIASTAIMVPFGLVFIIFAVHFYRTLVSHKTDRQIRELEQVIRLQNQLDHRAENDDLQASVLIP; translated from the exons atgtctgtgtgggtttcctccgggggctccagtgtcctcccaccgtccaaagac GTTGCCATGGTGGAAGCACAACTGGAGCCAGATCATGCTTATCCCCCAGGGTTGCTCATAGCATTTAGTGCCTGTACCACAGTTTTGGTTGCAGTACATCTTTTTGCCCTCATGATCAGTACTTGTATCCTTCCTAACCTTGAGGCCGTCAGCAACGTCCACAACCTGAATTCTGTGAATGAATCTCCGCATGAACGCATGCATCGCCACATAGAGTTGGCATGGGCATTTTCCACAGTCATTGGCACCCTTCTGTTTCTGACTGAGGTAGTGCTCTTGTGCTGGGTCAAATTCTTACCTCTCAAACGCCCCAATGCCAAGGAAAATGACACCATCAGTTCTGGCGAGGCGGCAGCCATTGCATCCACAGCCATTATGGTGCCATTCGGACTTGTGTTCATTATATTTGCTGTCCACTTCTATCGCACGCTTGTCAGTCACAAAACTGACCGACAGATCCGGGAACTGGAGCAAGTTATTCGTCTCCAGAACCAGCTGGACCACCGGGCTGAGAATGATGACCTGCAGGCCTCGGTCCTTATCCCCTGA
- the orai1a gene encoding calcium release-activated calcium channel protein 1 isoform X3 — protein sequence MVEAQLEPDHAYPPGLLIAFSACTTVLVAVHLFALMISTCILPNLEAVSNVHNLNSVNESPHERMHRHIELAWAFSTVIGTLLFLTEVVLLCWVKFLPLKRPNAKENDTISSGEAAAIASTAIMVPFGLVFIIFAVHFYRTLVSHKTDRQIRELEQVIRLQNQLDHRAENDDLQASVLIP from the coding sequence ATGGTGGAAGCACAACTGGAGCCAGATCATGCTTATCCCCCAGGGTTGCTCATAGCATTTAGTGCCTGTACCACAGTTTTGGTTGCAGTACATCTTTTTGCCCTCATGATCAGTACTTGTATCCTTCCTAACCTTGAGGCCGTCAGCAACGTCCACAACCTGAATTCTGTGAATGAATCTCCGCATGAACGCATGCATCGCCACATAGAGTTGGCATGGGCATTTTCCACAGTCATTGGCACCCTTCTGTTTCTGACTGAGGTAGTGCTCTTGTGCTGGGTCAAATTCTTACCTCTCAAACGCCCCAATGCCAAGGAAAATGACACCATCAGTTCTGGCGAGGCGGCAGCCATTGCATCCACAGCCATTATGGTGCCATTCGGACTTGTGTTCATTATATTTGCTGTCCACTTCTATCGCACGCTTGTCAGTCACAAAACTGACCGACAGATCCGGGAACTGGAGCAAGTTATTCGTCTCCAGAACCAGCTGGACCACCGGGCTGAGAATGATGACCTGCAGGCCTCGGTCCTTATCCCCTGA